A window of the Drosophila simulans strain w501 chromosome 2L, Prin_Dsim_3.1, whole genome shotgun sequence genome harbors these coding sequences:
- the LOC6732680 gene encoding chondroitin sulfate proteoglycan 4: MSRLRGLGFGWLWLAWLAILQLQTVAAMKVSLFGDGYVSMPLQEAKMSTNIRVKFRTRQENAFLFLAAGRTDYCLLRLESGLISFSYKIERDVVQLRSPKKQKLNDLEWHDVAVQRFENNITLQVDGYIMRKQLPGDLAALNIHFGTFLGGVGDFTAEFLDGVIGFRGCISDVFYNNINIIKRAKDRTSHTTSTGVAWTCSTEFEGSIQDSISFMRNDSYSLMMKESHAMGETLSLQFRTMASAGVIFFNGGFDFILLEIEDQHLKVTFNKAGSLVQFMTNEHISDGKWHRVLLRYNAAIAELILDDATSGYRGTHANETKASINLEKSVFFGGVQEEMRRRLISKGLRINEISFKGCMRDILVNDLPLGFAEMTISRSLALNCLWKYPCVEYNPCLKSGICSQHGVDGFICYCDQSYCIKADFQGPFKIFTETSPELELLYVSPMQLLEGGTAFLSPHFIDIILDLRRYPSLNEQSIIFHVVHQPKYGQLLQYSAEKAIFVPCRSFNLVDLATDKLKYVHNGQENFNDHATLDMQIFGDVHKIPENILGKHRFLLHANITPINDPPQLRLHSHKILRVIEGIERVLDVDLFNIDDPDSEPGNLIYTILPTQSPQETFGCFMVGGATTSAFSQAEVNVGKVSYLYNSTTAESFSYELQLQVSDGIETSETVYLPVSVHPLELRLVNNTGLIMIHKSSLPISPANLSIGTNAVDDHIDIRYDIVKAPQHGVLQRLRQIDGSWVNVDWFSDSQLLLGHIRYLHSSDFPWQDEFKFIASFGFVTTQTFDFRITFTRLRITSTRPSQISINGSREILLTSDVLSYETTPIGSFARSVIYKITKSTRYGGIYVEGSRKAAKKLDSFTQQDIEKRRIRYQTHHTSYSRFSDHLEFVVSVAECDDVAGVLEINYRPPDELINKLGYQNHEPLQVQEGERALITKNHFGIRFNIYESLQFQVSLSPEHGVICKYDEQTGLTTPVEMFTLEQLFRNDIYYCHDDTESTRDTFELLILSGDETDLQFVSNMEVHIKLVNDNEPYRTAIERVFHVVRNGIRTLNPTVLQYLDADVNTNHTDIHYIHVSSTNGAFYKSGHYIDSFTQDDIANRRIMFQHTGADSGTASFIVTDREHEVNGLLEIRASDPFVSMMATNASIVQEGKFVVLKNKDFILETNLDMKLDEIYYEVIKPPSYGILMYLSRANEGENGTTTYKATNYTSLSNFTHLDIERERLVYWNTEIASMDKVRYRVHIKNITAEGEVMFRIYPSAYWEPLQVKQNHTLYVEESTSVLISRDVLEVVHPNISPGDITFLVTSSPMHGYLEMQSMSFDDEYNCKVFDQSSVNTEKMFYIQAGVNQSTDYFVFDVTNGITWLRQLMIKIVIIPEKLYMHSNIISVVEGKTVQLNPTDIQPYSEYYRGKILEYIVTITPSSGHVLAGNSKVKRFTQKQLEQGSIQYVHNGSENATDSITLVAMARNKESVPFELEFAVVQVNDEEPMMVTNTGLQVWNGGRYVIKNTDLLAQDYDTPPENLTFVVHHIYGGYLARKAAPHQKIEQFTQAQINLEEIYFMHDSNSRRNELSFVVTDGLFNTTTQMLNIEIKAIEILAEHNENLHVFPLTKKQILRDYLHFKCSDEEREIRYNITVPPSLGRIVNEFIDNGFTKEVSEFTQNDVDNGHIFYEHTAVIMEFRTNDSFYFDVVAERSDRLLNQKFNIEISVSSGGLLRFLPVNKLNVDEGGSVPIRLDFSKILEYLKTKAGINNPELFIEAIQKPTHGNIGLGHEFKHMQRYHPSDFFTKKVYYIHDHSDTLEDTILMSVYLTQGNIFLCNLTIPVSINPINDQPFHLITHLPQMTVVEGENRTITRNDLLTEDADTPPEEIIYDVMSGPTLGVLRKITNDGRPEDLLAFSNQFTQADINNDRIVYVHFGMPQSTTFCFTVSDGQSNPAYEIFTIKIDSITLQPAPLQAPVKVQQGATTSPMRLDHIGVSTNVHMERLSYNVTNSPLYGIIVYKHQPTLRFTQQLLETSQISFMQTDLNRSNDSFQVSAYVPGTNYVAQVDVVMEVEPVIQINDIVMKEAESSGGKIKLITSLDNDNPLSLKLNKFNPKFVITRMPSTGQIRKIIRSTGLTTDGQSDRSTNIFSYKELRSGVVYFVPHESVEETEADNDSFDYQLLIKTVQPAQATVSIEYRSRVEETETVHLGSAGLSINYLAIGCAIFILLICLLIVLLILKIRKLRKHKADISKDQPPALPCPPDLTSVSPQHHLHHHHGHHYASSEADSVPATGNSTPLPGFSNIPHCKIIPVESYKHEYPDYDPDEEETDDQCDPQQMMLPQRYNPYHLEHDAWSSSCDMANDFAGYASVPQSISGSVSSPPSAPPTNPLLRRNQYWV, from the exons ATGTCGCGCCTCCGTGGATTAGGATTCGGATGGCTGTGGCTGGCATGGCTCGCCATATTGCAATTGCAAACTGTCGCAGCCATGAAAG TTTCCCTCTTCGGCGATGGCTACGTATCGATGCCGCTGCAGGAGGCCAAGATGTCAACGAACATCCGCGTCAAGTTTCGCACCAGGCAGGAGAACGCCTTCCTCTTCCTGGCCGCCGGACGGACCGACTACTGCCTGCTGCGCCTGGAGAGCGGTCTGATCAGTTTCAGCTATAAAATCGAACGGGATGTGGTGCAG CTGCGTTcgcccaaaaagcaaaagcttaACGATTTGGAATGGCACGATGTGGCGGTGCAGCGGTTCGAGAATAATATCACCTTGCAGGTGGACGGATACATAATGCGCAAACAGCTTCCAGGCGATCTCGCCGCCCTCAATATCCACTTCGGGACATTTCTGGGCGGCGTGGGGGACTTTACGGCCGAGTTCTTGGATGGTGTTATCGGTTTTCGGGGCTGTATATCAGAT gtCTTttacaacaacatcaacatcatcaaGCGCGCCAAGGATCGCACGAGTCACACCACCAGTACTGGAGTTGCCTGGACTTGCAGCACTGAGTTCGAAGGGTCCATCCAGGATAGCATTAGTTTCATGAGGAACGATTCGTATTCCCTGATGATGAAAGAATCGCATGCTATGGGAGAAAC CCTTTCCTTGCAATTCCGCACAATGGCCAGTGCTGGCGTTATTTTCTTCAACGGCGGCTTTGATTTCATTCTCCTCGAAATAGAGGATCAGCACTTGAAGGTGACCTTCAACAAGGCCGGCAGTCTGGTGCAGTTCATGACAAATGAGCACATATCCGATGGCAAATGGCATCGGGTCTTGCTGCGCTATAACGCCGCCATTGCGGAGCTAATCCTCGACGATGCCACGAGCGGTTATCGGGGAACTCACGCTAATGAGACCAAGGCAAGCATAAATCTCGAGAAGAGCGTCTTCTTTGGCGGCGTTCAGGAGGAGATGCGCCGCCGGCTCATCAGCAAGGGACTGCGGATAAACGAGATCAGCTTCAAGGGCTGCATGCGCGACATCCTGGTCAACGATCTTCCACTGGGCTTCGCCGAGATGACCATCTCGCGCAGTCTGGCCCTCAACTGCCTGTGGAAGTATCCGTGCGTGGAGTACAATCCCTGCCTGAAGAGCGGAATCTGCAGTCAGCACGGAGTGGACGGCTTCATCTGCTACTGCGATCAGTCCTACTGCATCAAGGCCGATTTTCAGGGACCTTTTAAg ATCTTCACAGAAACCAGTCCTGAGCTAGAGCTCCTCTATGTCTCACCCATGCAGCTTTTAGAAGGTGGAACTGCCTTTCTATCGCCCCACTTCATAGACATTATACTCGATCTGCGACGCTATCCAAGTCTAAACGAGCAATCCATTATTTTCCATGTGGTACATCAGCCGAAATATGGACAACTCTTGCAGTACTCAGCTGAAAAAGCCATATTTGTGCCCTGTCGCTCATTTAACCTCGTTGATTTAGCCACAGATAAATTGAAGTATGTGCACAATGGCCAAGAGAACTTCAATGATCATGCCACGTTGGATATGCAGATCTTTGGGGATGTGCACAAGATACCGGAGAATATATTGGGCAAACATAGGTTCCTTTTACACGCCAATATAACACCCATAAATGATCCACCGCAATTAAGACTGCATTCGCATAAAATCCTGCGAGTGATCGAGGGAATAGAAAGGGTACTGGACGTGGATTTATTCAACATTGACGATCCAGACAGCGAGCCTGGAAATCTGATCTACACCATACTGCCGACCCAGAGTCCTCAGGAGACCTTTGGTTGTTTTATGGTTGGAGGTGCGACCACATCAGCCTTCTCCCAGGCCGAAGTGAATGTGGGAAAAGTATCGTATCTGTACAACTCCACAACAGCGGAATCCTTTAGCTATgaactgcaactgcaagtaTCCGACGGCATCGAGACGAGTGAAACTGTTTATCTGCCTGTTTCGGTACATCCGCTGGAGCTTCGGTTAGTCAATAACACGGGCCTCATAATGATCCACAAGAGCTCTTTGCCAATCAGTCCCGCTAATCTCTCGATTGGCACCAATGCTGTAGATGACCACATCGACATTCGGTACGATATCGTTAAGGCTCCACAGCATGGAGTTCTCCAGCGGCTGAGGCAGATTGATGGCTCCTGGGTGAACGTGGACTGGTTCAGCGATAGccagctgctccttggccACATTCGCTATCTGCACAGCAGCGATTTTCCCTGGCAAGACGAATTCAAG TTTATTGCCTCGTTCGGCTTTGTGACCACGCAAACTTTCGACTTCCGCATCACATTCACGCGCCTGCGCATAACGAGCACCAGACCCTCGCAGATATCTATCAATGGCAGCCGGGAGATTCTGCTGACCAGCGATGTACTCTCCTACGAGACCACGCCCATCGGGAGCTTTGCGCGCAGCGTGATCTACAAGATAACGAAGTCAACTCGCTACGGGGGCATCTATGTGGAGGGCTCGCGGAAGGCGGCCAAGAAGCTGGACTCCTTCACCCAACAGGATATAGAGAAGCGTAGAATCCGATATCAAACTCATCACACCAGCTACTCCAGGTTCAGTGATCATCTGGAGTTTGTGGTTTCCGTTGCCGAATGCGATGATGTGGCGGGAGTTCTGGAGATTAACTACAGACCGCCCGATGAGCTAATCAACAAGCTGGGCTATCAAAACCACGAGCCTCTGCAGGTGCAGGAGGGAGAAAGGGCTCTCATAACCAAGAATCACTTTGGCATACGCTTCAACATCTACGAAAGTCTGCAGTTTCAGGTTTCATTGAGTCCGGAACATGGTGTTATATGCAAGTACGATGAACAGACGGGTCTCACCACCCCAGTGGAAATGTTTACATTGGAGCAACTGTTCCGAAATGACATATACTACTGCCATGACGATACCGAATCCACGAGGGACACTTTCGAGTTGCTGATACTCTCGGGAGACGAAACTGATCTTCAGTTTGTGTCCAATATGGAAGTTCACATAAAACTAGTAAACGACAATGAGCCTTATCGCACCGCCATCGAGCGCGTATTCCATGTGGTCAGGAACGGAATCAGGACACTCAATCCCACAGTGCTCCAGTATCTGGATGCAGATGTCAACACCAATCACACAGATATCCACTACATCCATGTGTCTAGCACCAATGGTGCCTTTTACAAGAGTGGTCATTACATCGATAGCTTCACTCAGGACGACATAGCAAACAGGAGAATTATGTTCCAGCACACAGGTGCTGATTCTGGAACTGCGTCCTTTATAGTCACCGATCGTGAGCATGAGGTGAATGGTTTGCTGGAGATCCGTGCCTCAGATCCTTTCGTCTCCATGATGGCAACCAATGCATCCATAGTTCAGGAGGGTAAATTTGTCGTTCTAAAGAACAAAGACTTTATTTTGGAAACAAATTTGGATATGAAACTGGATGAAATCTACTACGAAGTGATTAAACCCCCCTCGTATGGCATTCTCATGTACTTGAGCAGAGCAAATGAGGGAGAGAATGGTACTACGACCTACAAGGCAACAAATTATACATCCCTGAGTAATTTTACCCACTTGGATATTGAACGGGAGAGATTGGTCTACTGGAATACGGAAATCGCATCAATGGATAAAGTTAG ATATCGGGTGCACATCAAGAACATTACAGCTGAGGGAGAGGTCATGTTCCGGATTTATCCATCTGCGTATTGGGAACCCCTGCAGGTGAAACAGAATCACACACTTTACGTGGAGGAATCCACAAGTGTACTAATTTCCAGAGATGTTTTAGAG GTGGTTCATCCCAATATTTCCCCCGGAGACATTACCTTCCTAGTAACATCTTCTCCCATGCATGGTTATTTGGAAATGCAGTCCATGTCCTTCGACGATGAATACAACTGCAAGGTGTTCGATCAGTCTTCTgtaaacacagaaaaaatgttttatattcaAGCAGGAGTTAACCAGTCTACAGATTACTTTGTGTTCGATGTTACCAATGGCATAACGTGGCTAAGGCAACTGATGATAAAGATCGTGATCATACCAGAAAAGCTATATATGCACTCGAATATTATTTCGGTTGTAGAGGGAAAGACTGTTCAACTAAATCCAACTGATATACAGCCCTATTCGGAATACTATCGGGGAAAGATTCTGGAGTACATAGTGACCATTACACCGAGTTCTGGTCACGTTTTGGCTGGTAACTCGAAGGTCAAGAGGTTCACTCAAAAACAACTCGAACAGGGTAGCATACAGTATGTGCACAATGGCAGCGAAAATGCCACCGATAGCATTACTTTGGTGGCCATGGCCAGGAACAAGGAAAGTGTTCCTTTCGAGCTGGAATTCGCCGTGGTTCAAGTGAACGACGAGGAGCCCATGATGGTCACCAATACGGGCCTGCAGGTGTGGAACGGCGGACGCTATGTCATCAAAAATACTGACCTAT TGGCTCAAGACTACGACACTCCACCGGAGAATCTTACCTTTGTGGTGCATCACATATACGGCGGCTACTTGGCAAGGAAGGCAGCACCTCACCAAAAAATCGAACAATTCACCCAGGCTCAAATAAACCTcgaagaaatatattttatgcacgACTCCAACTCCAGGAGAAACGAACTATCCTTTGTGGTAACAGATGGGCTATTTAACACCACCACCCAAATGTTGAATATTGAGATCAAGGCGATTGAAATTCTGGCCGAGCACAATGAAAATCTGCATGTTTTTCCCctaaccaaaaaacaaattctgcGTGACTACTTGCACTTTAAATGTTCAGATGAGGAACGAGAGATTAGATATAACATTACGGTTCCTCCAAGTCTGGGTCGCATAGTGAATGAGTTTATAGATAATGGTTTCACAAAGGAAGTCAGTGAATTTACCCAAAACGATGTGGACAATGGGCATATATTCTACGAACACACAGCTGTTATTATGGAGTTCAGGACCAATGATTCATTTTACTTCGATGTGGTTGCTGAAAGAAGCGATCGTCTATTGAATCAGAAATTCAACATTGAGATATCGGTTTCCTCAGGAGGCTTACTCAGATTTCTACCAGTTAATAAGCTCAATGTAGACGAAGGCGGTTCGGTGCCTATTAGGTTGGATTTCTCAAAGATCTTGGAGTATCTGAAAACCAAAGCTGGCATAAATAACCCTGAGTTGTTCATAGAAGCCATCCAAAAACCCACACACGGCAATATTGGTCTGGGTCATGAGTTCAAGCATATGCAGAGATACCACCCAAGCGATTTCTTTACTAAGAAGGTCTACTACATACACGATCATTCGGACACATTGGAGGATACTATACTCATGTCGGTTTACCTTACACAAGG GAACATTTTTCTGTGCAATTTGACAATACCCGTTTCCATCAACCCCATTAACGACCAACCCTTCCATTTGATCACCCACCTGCCCCAAATGACTGTCGTTGAGGGTGAGAATCGGACTATCACCAGAAATGATTTGCTAACCGAAGATGCAGATACACCTCCTGAAGAAATCATATACGATGTGATGAGTGGTCCTACTTTGGGGGTACTTAGAAAGATCACAAACGATGGACGCCCTGAGGATCTATTGGCTTTCTCCAATCAGTTTACCCAAGCTGATATTAACAACGATCGCATTGTATATGTCCACTTTGGAATGCCACAGTCCACGACGTTTTGCTTCACCGTATCCGACGGGCAATCAAATCCTGCATACGAAATATTTACCATTAAAATAGATTCAATTACTCTGCAACCGGCACCACTGCAGGCACCAGTGAAGGTTCAGCAAGGAGCTACTACTTCACCAATGAGATTGGATCATATCGGTGTGTCCACAAACGTGCATATGGAGAGGTTGTCTTACAACGTCACAAACTCGCCGCTGTATGGCATTATAGTATACAAACATCAACCAACTTTGAGGTTCACGCAGCAGCTGTTGGAAACATCACAGATAAGCTTTATGCAAACGGACCTGAACCGCTCGAATGACTCCTTCCAGGTGAGTGCCTATGTCCCGGGCACCAATTATGTTGCTCAGGTGGATGTGGTGATGGAGGTGGAGCCTGTAATACAAATCAATGACATAGTAATGAAGGAAGCTGAATCCTCGGGTGGTAAAATAAAGCTTATTACCTCTTTGGACAACGATAATCCTCTGTCGTTGaaactaaataaattcaacCCCAAGTTTGTGATCACTAGAATGCCATCAACTGGGCAAATCAGAAAGATAATCCGAAGCACGGGACTCACAACCGATGGCCAGAGTGACAGATCCACGAATATATTCTCTTATAAGGAACTTCGAAGTGGTGTCGTCTACTTTGTGCCCCATGAATCCGTCGAGGAAACAGAAGCTGATAACGACAGTTTCGATTATCAATTGCTCATCAAAACAGTTCAGCCGGCACAGGCCACCGTATCGATTGAGTATAGAAGTCGTGTTGAGGAAACCGAGACGGTTCATTTGGGCAGTGCAGGATTATCCATAAACTATTTAGCCATTGGATGTGCCATATTTATCCTGCTGATCTGCCTGCTAATCGTGCTGTTGATATTGAAGATCAGGAAACTGAGAAAGCACAAGGCAGATATATCCAAGGATCAGCCGCCGGCACTTCCGTGTCCACCAGACTTGACTTCTGTGAGTCCGCAGCACCAcctgcatcatcatcatggccACCATTACGCAAGTTCCGAGGCGGATTCCGTGCCGGCCACTGGAAATTCAACACCGTTACCGGGTTTCAGCAATATACCCCACTGCAAGATAATACCCGTGGAGTCGTACAAACATGAGTATCCCGATTACGATCCCGATGAGGAGGAGACGGACGATCAGTGCGATCCGCAGCAAATGATGCTGCCGCAGAGATATAATCCTTATCACCTGGAGCACGATGCCTGGAGTTCGTCCTGCGATATGGCGAATGATTTTGCTGGCTATGCCTCTGTGCCGCAAAGTATTTCCGGATCGGTCAGCTCACCGCCATCGGCCCCGCCCACAAATCCACTACTTAGGCGGAATCAGTATTGGGTGTAA
- the LOC6739249 gene encoding UDP-glucosyltransferase 2: MEMQLQWKCWMLLFLIGLPEFGAGSRILFMGPFPAPSHWLWLEHFQNDLLRQGHHVTSVNNHPTKHPHENLTEIIISPSFDIPKHFPKENIFSMQFVSDFNNLELWWTIGLMTTEHAFKDPKVKRLIESKDDHYDLVILEQFFHEAFLMFGKRFNCPVVTIGTMGYADNIDHAMGILTPWSLIPHLLLSHTDRMTFGQRAYNAYLSLYDAVMRRWVYLPKMQKLAEKYFQGSIEGPLPNVLDLERNISLVLINAHRSVDLPRPSMPGLIDVGGAHIQKPKKLPTDLQNFLDNATYGVIYFSMGSYVKSTDLPQEKTAQILKAFGQLKQQVIWKFENDSIGDLPSNVMIKKWMPQNDILAHPNVKLFITHGGIFGTQEGIYWGVPMLCVPLYGDQHRNTIKSVREGYARSLVFSKLTTDDLVRNIETLINDPQYKRSALEVSQRFRDNPIHPLAEATFWIEYIIRHRGARHLKSHGAFIPLHQYLLLDVLGCLLLGAFLAIWLPWRMIRRVHKWWLKGESSDKLNEGKKRL; the protein is encoded by the exons ATGGAGATGCAGCTGCAGTGGAAATGTTGGATGTTGCTCTTCCTGATCGGTCTGCCGGAATTTGGAGCAGGCTCCCGAATACTCTTCATGGGGCCCTTTCCAGCCCCAAGTCATTGGCTCTGGCTGGAGCACTTCCAGAACGATCTACTGCGTCAAGGACATCATGTGACCAGTGTGAATAACCATCCCACCAAGCATCCCCACGAAAATCTGACGGAGATTATCATCAGTCCCTCCTTTGACATACCCAAACACT TTCCAAAGGAGAACATCTTTTCGATGCAGTTTGTTAGCGATTTCAACAACCTGGAGCTCTGGTGGACCATTGGACTTATGACCACGGAGCACGCTTTCAAGGATCCCAAAGTGAAGAGGCTCATTGAGAGCAAGGATGATCATTATGACTTGGTCATCCTAGAGCAGTTTTTCCATGAGGCCTTCCTGATGTTCGGCAAAAGGTTCAATTGCCCAGTGGTCACAATTGGCACCATGGGCTATGCTGATAATATAGATCATGCAATGGGCATCCTGAcgccttggtccttgattccCCATCTACTCCTGTCCCATACGGATCGTATGACCTTTGGCCAGCGAGCTTACAATGCCTACCTATCTCTGTACGATGCGGTCATGAGACGATGGGTGTACCTgcccaaaatgcaaaaattggcAGAGAAGTATTTCCAGGGATCAATTGAAG GACCTCTACCTAATGTTCTTGACCTGGAGCGAAATATTTCCCTAGTTCTGATTAATGCTCACCGTAGTGTCGATCTTCCGAGGCCAAGTATGCCAGGACTCATTGACGTGGGTGGGGCGCACATTCAGAAGCCCAAAAAGCTGCCCACTGACCTCCAGAATTTCCTGGATAATGCCACCTACGGAGTGATCTACTTCAGCATGGGCTCCTATGTGAAGAGCACTGATTTACCACAGGAGAAAACGGCGCAGATTCTCAAGGCCTTCGGCCAGCTCAAGCAGCAAGTGATTTGGAAGTTCGAGAACGATTCCATTGGTGATCTGCCCTCGAATGTGATGATCAAGAAATGGATGCCCCAGAACGACATTTTGGCCCATCCGAATGTCAAGCTCTTCATCACGCACGGCGGTATTTTTGGAACCCAGGAGGGTATTTACTGGGGTGTTCCGATGCTGTGCGTACCCCTGTACGGGGATCAGCACCGGAACACTATCAAATCGGTGAGGGAGGGCTATGCCCGATCCCTGGTGTTCTCCAAACTCACCACTGATGACTTGGTGCGGAATATCGAGACTCTGATCAACGATCCTCAGTACAAACGCAGTGCTCTGGAGGTGTCGCAGCGATTCCGCGATAATCCCATACATCCGCTAGCCGAGGCCACCTTCTGGATCGAATACATAATCCGGCATCGTGGGGCGCGGCATCTGAAGTCCCACGGCGCCTTCATCCCCCTGCATCAGTATCTGCTCCTCGACGTCTTGGGTTGCCTGTTGCTGGGCGCATTCCTGGCCATCTGGCTGCCATGGCGGATGATCAGGAGGGTGCACAAGTGGTGGCTCAAAGGGGAATCCTCTGACAAGCTGAACGAGGGCAAGAAGCGCTTGTAG
- the LOC6732678 gene encoding protein grindelwald — protein MSVRKLSALSLSIGGVPLIPSVSLVAAANGESKDCHGAICHPVNEFCYVATERCHPCIEVCNNQTHNYDAFLCAKECSAYKTFEPLKAEMLDIQNTQQLILLLLTILLVLIALRCAFQFLRWLIGNRCFQKLLRRLQSKAYPHPATANGKDLNATTIQNLNAINHPGSDLERAQSQIYSVAGAAEGSVVTMTTPVSTRYPAENSTTPTTVMTEIGYGYDNQAMVVTPVSEKPSAATIPVAF, from the exons ATGTCGGTCAGGAAGTTGAGTGCCCTATCGCTCTCCATTGGTGGGGTTCCGTTGATTCCAAGTGTTTCATTGGTAGCTGCGGCCAATGGAGAGAGTAAGGATTGCCATGGCGCGATCTGTCATCCGGTCAATGAATTTTGCTATGTTGCAACTGAGAGATGTCATCCATGCATCGAGGTCTGCAATAACCAAACCCACAACTACGATGCGTTTCTGTGCGCCAAGGAATGTTCAG CTTACAAGACATTTGAGCCGTTAAAAGCGGAGATGCTGGACATCCAGAATACCCAGCAGCTGATCCTCTTGTTGCTGACTATCCTTCTCGTCCTGATTGCGCTTCGTTGCGCGTTCCAGTTCCTTCGATGGCTGATAGGCAACCGGTGCTTCCAGAAGCTGTTGCGCCGTCTCCAATCGAAGGCCTACCCTCATCCGGCAACTGCAAATGGAAAGGATCTCAATGCTACCACCATACAGAACCTGAATGCCATTAACCATCCTGGCAGCGACCTTGAGCGGGCGCAATCACAGATCTACAGTGTGGCAG GTGCCGCCGAGGGTTCCGTTGTTACTATGACAACGCCGGTGAGCACTCGCTATCCGGCGGAAAACAGCACCACGCCCACAACAGTTATGACAGAGATCGGATACGGATACGATAATCAGGCCATGGTCGTAACGCCGGTTTCCGAGAAACCATCAGCAGCGACGATTCCTGTCGCTTTCTAA